The Lichenihabitans psoromatis genome contains a region encoding:
- a CDS encoding carbohydrate kinase family protein, whose translation MTRVLVMGDVMRDIIVRPAGPILRGTDQRAIIQTVSGGSGANQAAWLARFGAAVRFIGCVAAEDFEPEVKRMRLHGIEPALVPHPAFPTGTLVALVDADGERSFLTDRGANDGLSLHHLPDDVLDGIGHFHLSGYSFVGEATRETALWLLNRVRESAIPFSFDPGSVSLIREIGAAQVLAWTEGAAICVANADEAGALTGFDDPDSQLDGLIGHADLALIKRGARGCQAKSRDGSHWKVDAPSVDVLDTTGAGDVFFAAFLAARLASQSITLALDRAVAAGAQAVTIIGGWPTV comes from the coding sequence ATGACGCGGGTGCTGGTGATGGGCGATGTCATGCGCGACATCATCGTCCGTCCCGCCGGCCCTATCCTGCGCGGCACCGATCAGAGGGCCATCATCCAGACGGTGTCGGGCGGTTCGGGCGCCAATCAGGCGGCATGGCTCGCCAGGTTTGGCGCGGCGGTTCGTTTTATCGGCTGCGTGGCGGCGGAGGATTTCGAGCCCGAAGTCAAACGGATGCGTCTGCATGGCATAGAGCCCGCGCTCGTGCCGCATCCCGCGTTTCCGACCGGGACGCTCGTGGCGCTTGTCGATGCTGACGGCGAGCGCTCCTTCCTCACCGACCGTGGGGCCAATGATGGTTTGTCGCTGCACCACTTGCCGGACGATGTGTTGGACGGCATCGGTCACTTTCATCTCTCGGGCTACAGCTTCGTCGGCGAGGCCACGCGCGAGACAGCTTTGTGGTTGCTCAACCGGGTGCGAGAGTCGGCCATTCCGTTCTCGTTCGATCCGGGGTCGGTCAGCCTGATCCGGGAAATTGGGGCCGCCCAGGTTCTGGCCTGGACCGAGGGTGCCGCCATCTGTGTCGCCAATGCCGATGAGGCTGGCGCGTTGACCGGGTTCGACGATCCAGACAGCCAACTCGACGGACTGATCGGCCATGCCGATCTCGCGCTCATCAAACGCGGGGCGCGCGGGTGCCAGGCGAAGTCGCGCGACGGCTCGCACTGGAAAGTCGATGCTCCATCGGTGGACGTGCTGGATACGACCGGCGCCGGCGATGTCTTCTTTGCCGCGTTTCTTGCGGCGCGCCTCGCGTCTCAGTCCATCACGCTCGCGCTCGATCGAGCCGTGGCGGCTGGCGCACAGGCCGTGACGATCATCGGGGGGTGGCCTACGGTGTAA
- a CDS encoding pseudouridine-5'-phosphate glycosidase: protein MSVALDNLAGLVAVGAEVREALAAGRAVVALESTIITHGMPYPENLETAQAVEAVVRQGGAVPATIAIMDGVFRVGIEAVDLDRLANRSSGVVKASRRDIASVLARGGTAGTTVATTMIGAHLAGIRIFATGGVGGVHRGAEQTFDISADLSELAKTPVAVVCAGAKSILDIPKTLEVLETHGVPVIGYQTNDFPAFYARVSGYPVDHRVESAADIARIIAIGERLGMRNGLLVANPIPETDALDATLIEERIAQAIRDADAAGVSRKDLTPFLLQRMYELTEGRSLTANIALVRNNAALGAAIAVALAELEATTSHRATA from the coding sequence GTGAGCGTCGCTTTGGACAATCTCGCCGGGCTCGTCGCGGTCGGGGCGGAGGTGCGCGAGGCCCTGGCGGCCGGTCGCGCCGTGGTGGCGCTCGAATCCACCATCATCACGCATGGGATGCCGTATCCGGAGAACCTCGAAACCGCTCAGGCGGTCGAAGCGGTCGTGCGTCAGGGCGGGGCTGTTCCAGCCACGATCGCGATCATGGATGGCGTGTTCCGGGTCGGCATCGAGGCCGTCGATCTCGATCGCCTCGCCAACCGATCCTCGGGCGTCGTCAAGGCGTCGCGGCGGGACATTGCCTCGGTTCTGGCCCGTGGCGGCACGGCCGGAACGACGGTTGCCACCACCATGATCGGCGCGCATCTCGCCGGGATCAGGATCTTCGCGACGGGCGGTGTCGGGGGCGTTCACCGCGGCGCCGAACAAACCTTCGATATCTCAGCCGACTTGTCCGAACTCGCCAAGACCCCGGTCGCGGTGGTCTGCGCCGGAGCCAAGTCGATCCTCGACATTCCGAAGACGCTGGAAGTTCTAGAGACCCATGGCGTGCCGGTGATCGGCTACCAGACGAATGACTTTCCGGCGTTTTACGCGCGGGTCAGCGGGTACCCGGTCGATCATCGCGTCGAGAGTGCGGCCGATATCGCGCGCATCATCGCGATCGGTGAGCGCCTCGGGATGCGGAACGGTCTCCTGGTCGCCAATCCAATCCCGGAGACGGATGCGCTCGACGCGACCCTGATCGAGGAACGGATCGCTCAAGCGATCCGCGACGCTGATGCGGCGGGCGTATCGCGGAAAGATCTCACGCCTTTCCTGCTGCAGCGCATGTATGAATTGACCGAGGGGCGCAGCCTGACCGCCAATATCGCGCTTGTTCGCAACAATGCCGCGCTTGGAGCCGCCATCGCGGTGGCGCTGGCCGAGCTCGAGGCGACAACATCGCACCGCGCGACGGCTTGA
- a CDS encoding nucleoside hydrolase, which produces MRRKIIIDTDPGQDDGVAILLALGSPAEIEVLGLVAVAGNVPLARTESNARKLLEVAGRTDIPVFAGCPRPMLRPLVTAEHIHGETGLDGPSFDDPTMPLQQQHGVDFIIDTLRAAADAEITLCCLGPMTDLALALVKAPDITRGIREIVLMGGAHFEGGNITPSAEFNVYVDPEAADIVLRCGCSITMLPLDVTHTVLSTEERLGRLAAIGNRCGIAAAEMLRFSERFDLARYGWSAAPLHDPNVIAYLIDPSLYTGRTINVTVELASELSRGMTIVDYWSVTDRAANVQYMRSANVDGFYDLLVERLAVLP; this is translated from the coding sequence GACGACGGCGTCGCGATTCTGCTGGCGCTCGGCTCGCCGGCAGAGATCGAGGTGCTGGGGCTCGTCGCGGTGGCCGGCAACGTCCCTTTGGCCCGAACCGAATCGAATGCGCGTAAGCTGCTCGAAGTCGCGGGCCGAACCGACATCCCCGTCTTTGCCGGCTGTCCGCGCCCGATGCTGCGCCCGCTGGTGACGGCGGAACACATTCACGGCGAGACCGGGTTGGATGGGCCCTCGTTTGACGATCCGACCATGCCGCTGCAGCAGCAGCATGGTGTCGACTTCATCATCGACACGTTGCGGGCTGCGGCCGACGCCGAGATCACGCTCTGCTGTCTCGGCCCGATGACCGACCTTGCTTTGGCGCTGGTGAAGGCGCCCGACATCACGCGGGGCATCCGCGAGATCGTCCTGATGGGCGGCGCGCATTTTGAGGGCGGCAACATCACGCCCTCGGCTGAATTCAATGTTTATGTCGACCCCGAGGCGGCCGATATCGTGCTGCGCTGCGGATGCTCGATCACCATGTTGCCGCTCGATGTCACGCATACAGTGCTGAGCACGGAAGAGCGGCTGGGCCGCCTTGCGGCTATCGGCAATCGGTGCGGCATCGCGGCCGCCGAAATGCTGCGGTTCTCGGAACGCTTCGACCTTGCACGCTACGGATGGTCGGCGGCGCCGCTGCATGATCCGAACGTTATCGCCTATCTGATCGACCCCAGCCTCTACACAGGACGAACCATCAACGTGACCGTCGAACTCGCAAGCGAACTCTCCCGGGGCATGACGATCGTGGACTATTGGTCCGTGACCGATCGGGCCGCCAACGTCCAGTATATGCGCTCCGCCAACGTCGACGGCTTCTACGATCTTCTGGTCGAGCGGTTGGCGGTGTTGCCGTGA